The genomic segment ACTCGGTACGACCGCCACGTCCGCCACGTAGTCGCCGACCGCGTACTCCTCGAGGTAGTCCGCCCGCGGCGGGACCCGTTCGGGGAGGAGGTGGTGACTGACGAAGACCAGGTAGAGGCCGCCGGCGAGGACGACCAACGCGCCGAGCTGGGTGAACTCGAACATCGAGAACCCGTGGAGTTCGGGGTAGTCCTCCCCGAGACGGGCGCTGACGTCGCTCGCGAGGAGGTTCGTCGAGGTGCCGATGAGGGTGAGCATCCCGCCGAGCTGTGAGGCGTAGGAAAGCGGAATCAGCAGCTTCGACGGCGAGGTGTTCCCGCGGTTCGCGACGTCGGTGACGACCGGGACCATCAGCGCGACGATGGGCGTGTTGTTCAGAAAGCCGGAGGCGGGACTCGTCGCGGCCACCGTCGCGAAGAGCTGTTTCCTGACGCTATCCCCCGCGAACGCGGCCATCCGTCGACCCAGCTCCTGGACGATCCCGGTCCGGCTGATGCCGCCGCTCAGAATCAACATCGCCAGCACCGTGATCGTCGCTTCGTTCGCAAACCCGGAGATACCGGTTTCGGGATCGACCCCCGTCCACGGTTCGAGGACGACTAGTATAACGATCAGTGAGAGTGCGGTGATATCGATCGGCAGGCGCTCGGTGACGAACAGCACGAGCGCGAGGACGACGACGCCGAACACGACGAGCACGTCCGTCGTCAGCTCCGGTCGCGTCACGGGCTCCTGGGCGAGCACCAGGCTGACCGACATGACGCCTCTCACACTGACCCGGCACGTAATAACCCTCCATGCAGTGGCCGATGTGTGGAGGTATCCGTGACTATCATGAGCGGAGGATGACGTGTACGAAATTTGAAACAATCGGCGCTGAAATTGATCTCCGTAAGCCGTGACCGGTGGTGTCAGGGGAACTCGCTCGGCGGTTCGGCCGCCCTGTCAGTTGCTGGCGGTAGCGTGACCGAGAACGTCGCCCCTTCGCCGGGTTCGGAGTCGACTCGGATCTCACCGCCGTGGCGTTCGACGATCCGCTCGCAGAGCGCCAAACCGATTCCCGTTCCGGGCTGCTCTTCGTAGCTGTGGAGGCGCTGGAACACCTTGAAAATGCGATCCTGATTTTTTCGATCGATTCCGACGCCCTCGTCGTGAACCGAAATCCTCCACTTCTCGCCGCTGCGGTCGGCGAAGACGGTGATCCGCGGCGGCGCGTCGCCGCTGTACTCGATCGCGTTGGAAAGGAGATTCTGAAACAGTTGTCGCAGTTGGCTCGCGTCGCCCCTGACGCGGGGTAACTCTCCGATTTCGATCTCGGCACCGCTTTCCGCGATCTGTAGCTCGAGATCTTTCCGGACCGCTGCGAGTACTTCCTCGAGATCGGTCGGCTCGAACGCTTTCCCTTGCGTATCGACGCGCGAATATTCGAGCAATCCATCGATCATCTCTTTCATGCGCTTCGAGCCGTCGATCGCGTACTCGAGAAACTCCTTGCCGTCCTCGTCGAACTCGTCGGCGTACCGGCTCTCGATGAGTTGCAGGTAGCTCGAAACCATCCGCAACGGCTCCTGCAAGTCGTGTGACGCGGCGTACGCGAACTGTTCTAATCGCTCGTTCGACTCCGCGAGGCGCTCCTGTATCTGCTGTAACTTCCAGTTTTGCGCCTCGAGCTGACGGGCGTGCGTTTTCGCCTGTGCGTTGTACACGCCCACGCCGAAGCCGGCGACGCTACTGAACCCCGTTAGTATGAGCGCGGACCGATCCGGATTGATGATGTCGACGGTCGGTTGAACGTGGTAGAGCAGAAGCATGACGAGCATCACTCCGAGGCCGCCGAAACACCACTTCGCGACGGTCGAGTAAAACTCCGGGTGAACGGTAGAACGCGGTAATCGATACCCGCCGACGAGGAGGACGAGACCCGAAATACTGATGAAGAACGCGAGAACGAGGATGTTCGAACGAGACATTCCCAGTGACGCCTGCATCGACGCCCAGCCGACGGCGAGCGCGAGGTAGAGCGCACCGAGGGCCATCACGGCATACCGACCGTCGAGCGCAGATACGACGCGAGTCCAGTGCGGCATTAGTCTAGATTAGTGACGGTGTGCAATAGCCGTTTTCTGCCGACCGCCGCGCCGCTTCGATCCTGCTGTACCCGCGGCTCCGTTCCGACGCGAGCCGGAAGTGTCGGTGAGACAGCTTCGCTGACTGCGTTTCGTCGCTCGAAATGTCCACTCGAGCAGATGGTCTAGTTTCTCTTCCGGGCCTCGGAGCGTATTAACCGAAGGAAAACGTTTTCTATCGGTCGCTAACGGCGAGACGAACGTCCGGCTGACTCCGATCGCGCCTTCTTGCTGATCGAGTCCCCTTGAGTCCGCGGGAGTCGCGATGCCTCTCGGTCACCCTCGATCCGTTAGTTCGCTTCCCGCTCGTCGCACGGTTGCCGCTTGACTCTTCGCAACCGCCGCGTGTCGACGCCACCGGAATCGCTTTCGTAGTCCGCCCTGAAGTATCACGGTATATGTCTGACACTCTTCGAACCGGTATTATCGGAAGCGGCGTCTGGGGGACTCATATCGCGGAACAGTTTCACGAGAATCCCGATGCAACGGTCGTCGCGTTAACCGACATCTCGGCGCCGAACCGCAAACAGGCCGGCGAGACGCTCGAGGTCGAACCGGAACACCAGTACGACGACTACGAGGCGATGATCGACGCCGAAGAGCTAGACGCCGTCCAGATCAGTTCGCCTCACGAACTCCACTACGATCAGATCGTCGCCGCCCTCCAACGAGAGCTTCACGTCTTCTGTGAGAAGCCGCTCACGACGGATCTCGAGCGGGCTCGCGATCTCACTCGACGGGTCGAAGCCGGCGATCTCGTGCTGATGGCGGGGTATCAGCGCCACGTCAACGCTGCGTACGGCGAAATTCGTAACGCGGTCGCGAGCGGCGATATCGAACCGAAACTCGTCACCGCCGAGCTCACGCAGAATTGGATCCAAATCGCCTCCGGGACGTGGCGCGCCGATCCGGAACTCAGCGGCGGCGGCCAACTGTACGACAGCGGCAGTCACGTGCTCGACGCGATCATCTGGATGATCGACGAGATACCGACGGCCGTCACCGCGGAGCTGGAGTTCGAAGACGCCGAACGGATCGACGTTCAGGCGGCGCTTACGGTTCGATTCGACGGCGGCACGGTAGCGAGTGTCGCCATCTCCGGGGACTCGCCCGACGTCTCCGAACGAATCGCAGTACGCGGCGACGGCGGCCGCGGCATCGTGCGGGGTACCGGATGGTCACACCGCGAGGTCTCTATCGTCGATGCCGAGGGAGCGGAGCGGACGGCGGTCGCCGAGGACCTCTCGTCGTACAAAAAGGTCGACGCTTTCGTTCAGGCGGTTCGAAACGGGGAAACGCCGCCGGCCACCGCCAGGAACGCGATGTACGCGACGGCGCTGACCGAAGCGGCCTACGAAGCGGCACGAACCGGTGAACGCGTTCCTATCGACGTTGCTGAGGCACCAGACGTATAGACTAGCTCTTACTTCTCGGGTTCGGCCGATTATCGGGGTGGCGCGCACTCTCAACCGGCGATTTACGGCGACGGGGAACATCCACTCGAGATCCCGCTCGCCACTCTCGCCCGTGGCGTATATCTCCGCCGGCGGTGCGTTAGGTGGGGTGCTCGCAGTTGCGGGCATCGGCAATTATATCGCGACGATACTGCAAGAAGCGGGTCTCCCCTTGCTTCTTGTAGGCGATATAATCACAGTAACGATCCGGATCGCACAGGGACCGGCGTCGGTGTCTCGAGGAGCGACTGAGCGACTCCGACGCGTCAATACCCGTGTTCCGGATCGG from the Natronococcus sp. AD-5 genome contains:
- a CDS encoding sensor histidine kinase, translated to MPHWTRVVSALDGRYAVMALGALYLALAVGWASMQASLGMSRSNILVLAFFISISGLVLLVGGYRLPRSTVHPEFYSTVAKWCFGGLGVMLVMLLLYHVQPTVDIINPDRSALILTGFSSVAGFGVGVYNAQAKTHARQLEAQNWKLQQIQERLAESNERLEQFAYAASHDLQEPLRMVSSYLQLIESRYADEFDEDGKEFLEYAIDGSKRMKEMIDGLLEYSRVDTQGKAFEPTDLEEVLAAVRKDLELQIAESGAEIEIGELPRVRGDASQLRQLFQNLLSNAIEYSGDAPPRITVFADRSGEKWRISVHDEGVGIDRKNQDRIFKVFQRLHSYEEQPGTGIGLALCERIVERHGGEIRVDSEPGEGATFSVTLPPATDRAAEPPSEFP
- a CDS encoding Gfo/Idh/MocA family protein; protein product: MSDTLRTGIIGSGVWGTHIAEQFHENPDATVVALTDISAPNRKQAGETLEVEPEHQYDDYEAMIDAEELDAVQISSPHELHYDQIVAALQRELHVFCEKPLTTDLERARDLTRRVEAGDLVLMAGYQRHVNAAYGEIRNAVASGDIEPKLVTAELTQNWIQIASGTWRADPELSGGGQLYDSGSHVLDAIIWMIDEIPTAVTAELEFEDAERIDVQAALTVRFDGGTVASVAISGDSPDVSERIAVRGDGGRGIVRGTGWSHREVSIVDAEGAERTAVAEDLSSYKKVDAFVQAVRNGETPPATARNAMYATALTEAAYEAARTGERVPIDVAEAPDV
- a CDS encoding GntT/GntP/DsdX family permease, which gives rise to MAYISAGGALGGVLAVAGIGNYIATILQEAGLPLLLVGDIITVTIRIAQGPASVSRGATERLRRVNTRVPDRRHPRKPNTASRTPARPQVRR